The sequence ACAAAGCTTATGTAATTGGGAAATAAGTAACAGCAGGATGTCACTGTTTTCAATATAGAGAGGAAAAGGGCAGGGAACTGACAATTCTTTGACCCACAAATGTTTCTTGAAATTAATTGTATGGAGGCATACATAATTGTATTCATTTGCCCacaacatctattttttttttgtgatgaacACATTCTAGGATTCTATCATTTGACTTAATGCttccaaatatgaaaaaaaattgtgaaaattATAGTGTATATGAAAATATCCATGATATATTAACTCAAAACAATTCTTTagcatattaattttactaattcAATTCTTTAagtatattaattttactaattaaaattaatttgctaatTTATGAAGAATTTCAAGACTAATAATGAAAGGGCACAATAGTCTTACAATGATTAAATTAGCGGTGCTCTTCTGGGACTGTTGTGTATTCAAAGAATTTATGAAACATGGACAAAGTTCACAGTCCAAAGTGATGTTGAAAGTATTGTcttttaagtatatatatatatatatatatatatatatatatatatatatatatatatatacacacatacacacacacaatattataatcctaaagtacttatttatttttccaaaatatttgggTAGGCAGTATCTATTCATGACCAATTGTAATAATATTCtaaacctaataattatgggCAATATTTGTGGAAATGAAGGGTCATGCATGCTACAATGTTTTTGCATGAATTTTCTTTTGTAATCACCAAACAATGGAAGAAGTACATACTATTCTAATTCATATTGTTAGTCCGTCCAGTCTGTACAGAATAAAGTTGAGGTGAGTATTGATTTAAGTTTCCTCATTTTATCCATCTACTGGTAAGATATATAGATCTTAAGGTTAAGTCCCCAGACCACAAATCTGTATTTCTGTGTGCACATTATTAAATGAAATGATTCCATTGAGATAAGGAAAGGAAGACAAATGCATATCGGTTCTTTAATTTTTAGAATTTGTCTTAACAACTCACATAAATTTCTGGATTTTCGGTGTCCACTTGTTAATATTCAGACATTCCACAGGATACTTCATGTGGAAATTTAAATAGAAAGGAGTGTTCAGTGAGTGAAAAGTTCATCAGATCacaaaaatgttttgaaatactTTTAGTGTCAAATGATTTTCTTCTTCACATATGAATAGAGAGTGCAAATTACATTGAAGTATTTTATTCTCTGCAGATTTTATAGGAAGCTGGTGTCAGCACAGCTGTTGCTATTTTTATAAAACACGGGTCAGAGAGTGAATCCACAGCAGCAGGAAGCTGGGGTTGGAAGCCTCCAGGGCAGTATGAGGTTCTCCCAAGTCTGGGACCTGCCGGGGCATGTCTCAGGGGCTGGTGAGCTGCCCACATCTCATACAAGTTTTCTGAGTAGGTTTGTGCAGGACTTGGATGCTTTCCTTCCACTCTCAGGCTAACTCACCCACCCATAATCACATCTCTGTCCATGATACACTGTGCTGCCTGGCTTAGCCACAGCAAGCCCTCCTTCATCTGTGGTTGAGCCAGTCACAGAGCACAGCCTTTCCATCCACACCAAGCAGTGGGAAGAAAGCTTGGACCAGTGCATTTGTAAGACTGAGATATATGATAGCACTATTTGGTAACAGTGAAaatcaataccaaactcacagtgattATGAATATAGTTTACATAGCAATCAGTGGCACCTTTATCCCAAAATTATGCAGAGCATTCAGATTTGACAAGCTACTCACATAATGCAGCCCATCCACATATGAGTAACAGCATGTAAGTCCACCAACATGGGTGTATATAATGCAAAGTTTGGTCCTAAATAGtgttataaaattttgaattctaTAAAATAGTTCAGGGAAGATAtctacaatatatatataaatgataaaataaagcaattgtgtataaataaaaagATGTGTAAGAAACATTTTCAATAGAAAGAAGAGGAAAATATTTTACAATGATTTTGCAGATTAATCCAGGCTTCAAGGAGTAGAACAGTTTTCACCTTGGTATCTTGGGAAATGTGACTCAAAACTTATTTTCATGGTTTTATGACTGGCAAATTATTACTGCTCCTGAAAATACCTAACAACATCACAGCTGCAGGAATTGAAAAAGATTGACAGCTGAATATAGTGAGAAAGTAAGGGATTCATTTATCCTCAAAGAATAAAGGCAACAATTTAAGATTGATTACTACAGAAAGTCTTACCACATATAAAGGACTTAGATCACAATATGAGTATTAGAGAGTTACCAGGCATTTATAAATACAATATGCTATATGCATAATGTCTAACTGATGCAACAGTGATTAAGAATTGGTAAACtggatgtatatatacatacatatgcaatTAAGAGAGCAtgatagtaacatgttcaatattataacaataatgttaaatattatgataATTAGAACAATGGCTGTTTTGATAACAAGAACATCTAAGTATTTAAATTTAAAGAGAATTGTTAGCATACTACATTAGTCACTATAGCTGCAGTGTTTATTAGAGGTGTGCTGCCCACTTACAAAATTTATCTTGGGTTTTaattaaattgaaaaaataaatcagaaatgGCCTGCTACACATAGATTATGACTGAACCCATGCATTTTTTATTGGTAGTCATTAATCTATTATTCTCTGTACAAACTTAAATTTATAAGGAGAAGATAAATCTCACTGAGGTGTGAGAAGAGAGCCTTTCACCCAcgtaggacatcatggcagagaaaTGCCATCTGGAGGTTTCAGTTACAAGAGAGCCATCTCTGTTATTAACAGAGAGGCTCTGTGTCCTGTTCATAATCCACACTAACTTCAAGTGAAGAACCTTGTTTGGACCAGTCTTAATTAACAGACTGGCACTTGTCTCCTGCCTGTAAGAACCTAGGATTACTTAAGTGTGAGAGCCTGCAAGTAGCACAGTTTGTTTCTTCATGTTATTTAAGTTCCTCTAAGAAATTATCAACTTTTAAAATGGGAATTTTCAGTCTAACATAGCAGCTCTTTGAGTACCTCCTAGATGTGGAAGACAGTTGCCCTGAGGGTGTTTTACTGACCAATGTCTCCTGATCAGGAGGAGAAGTGGTGACCAGGTGAGGAGGTGGGCGTGGTGGGGCACACCCCTGCCTTTGTGGAATAGAGAGATTTAGTCATGTTTTCTTTCCTAAACAGCAAAGTCTGATTTCAGTGGTTATACATTTTGCTTAGATtgcttatttaaattttaaatttcaattcaTCCTAGCATTGAAGGAAATCTCCAGAAACTCCCTTAAATACAAGTGTGAGAAAACTGAAAAGTTACAATCACAAGAGAGAATGCAACATCCACTAATCTACATGAATTCAAAAGTCCTCCAACAGGGAGATATTCCAATGTAGAAACCTGGGATTACACAACATGGCTTCTTTGGGCCAGGATGACATGAAAGGCATCACACTGGCAATGACAGGCCAAGCATCAGCCTTCTCAGACTAGCACTCTGCTGCAACCTGAGAGAGAGGCTTGTATAAAAGCCgtgtgtacattttttttctaatttagctGGAATTGAGAATATACTAAACTCCTGGCAGCTATGAACCGTGAATACTATAGAAAATGTTTTGCTGgagagaagaaaattaaataactAGGCCTCCAGGATAAGGCTTTCTGTCAGGTGATCAAGCCATTTTAAGGAAGTTCCAGATTCTCATTTTAACCAGGCCAAATTTCTCAAACATTCTCCTGCCTTCCAGGTTGCCCATAGCCATGGAGAACTCCACTGACCCCATGGCGATGAACTTCATTCTCCTGGGGCTCTTTGACTACACAAAGACCCATCGAGTCCTGTTTTCTCTGGTGTTCATGACCTTCATCGCCTCCCTGGTGGGCAATGCCCTGATGATTCTGCTCATCCACACAGACCCCAGactccacacccccatgtacttcctGCTCAGCCAACTCTCCCTCATGGACTTGATGCTGGTCTCCACCATCATCCCCAAAATGGCAGCCAGCTACCTGCTGAACTCCAGGTCTATCTCTCCTGCTGGCTGTGTTTCCCAGATCTTCTTGTTACTCactctgggagggggagagtgcttcctcctggcagccatgtcctatgaccgctatgtggccataTGCCACCCATTGCGCTACCATGTTCTCATGAGCCACAAGCTGTGTTCTCAACTGATAGCAGGCTCCTGGCTTTTGGGAGGAATTGATGGGCTGATGCAAGCCAGTGCCACTCTGAGCTTCCCCTACTGCCACTCCAGGGTGATAGACCACTTCTTCTGTGAGGCACCTTCGTTGATGCGCCTTGTCTGTGCGGACACCACTGTTTTTGAGTTTTTCATGTACATCTGTTGCATCCTGATGCTCTTGATCCCTCTGTCTCTCATTGTGGTCTCATACAGTCTCATCCTGGCTGCTGTGTTAAGAATGCATTCTGCTGCAGCCAGAAAGAAAGCCTTAACCACCTGCTCCTCTCATCTGGTTGTGGTAGGGATGTTCTATGGCACCCTCATGGTCATTTACATGAGACCCAGGTCCTACCACTCAGTGGGCCACAGCAAAGTAGTCTCTGCATTTTACACCATCTTTACTCCTGTGCTGAACCCCCTCATCTacagtgtgaggaataaagatgtcAAGGGGGCCTTCAGAAATTGGCTGGGCAAGACACATGCTATGTGATTCCAACACGAGGATTTACTGAAATGGCACCTCCCAAAATGTACTCATGCTGTCATTACAAGTTACTAGTTTATTTGCTCTATTGAACTGCTGATTTTGTGTTCtttcaatttattttgttttcactttGCCATTTTATCTTTTAAGGTATTTCTGTGCAGTGTTTGGtgaatcatttaaaaattttattgtgaTAGGCCCAGTCtgattccctcttaaaattgggagccatcttggcaCATGAAAatctaattttggctttactataaattactgcaaattctgatcttgcttggaatgcctgcccatgccttgaactcacccatgcctggctctctctgaccagatagcagccttctctaaactttaatgatgcttcataaatcttggccttccctggacagataaGGACCCTcactgaggctctaatgaccttcataaattctgatgtcagggccagcaaaaatgtaaactagtattagtgttatgctcctcagaaTTTTGTTATCTgtgacccccctttgtgtaactttctgtgctataaagctgggctacaAGAAAGCTGTAGTGCTGTTTTGttcctgtgtttttttttgtaggagaggcagcccagctggttgaAATTATaaacttgctttaatttgattttaattggagtaagtggtcttttctttgtgtcctggtctaacaccatCTCCTTGGGTAGATGCCAGAGTTTTTGGATAAGAACACGTTGGGGGCCATGTTCTTGGCTGCCCACTGCATCCACTTGGTTTCAGGTGCAGTTAAACCCAGGGCTGCCCTGTTGGATTTCTGTCTGGTTGAGGTTCCCATTGCTGAAGGCAGGTGTTGAAGGTGCCTGTCATTATTACACTGCTGTCTCTGTCCTCACAGCAAAGAGTGTTGCTTTATATATTGGGTATGTTTTATTATTCTGCTGAATCATCTCCTGAATAAATATGGTGACTTCAACTCTTGTTTCTTTCAGCGTCAGTCATTTTATTTGAATTCAAGCCTAGGTGGCTGCTCTCTTTGTCTTCTATTCATGGAATATCCTCTTCTTTCCTTCACTTTCCTCTGTGTGTTCTCACATGTGAGGGGTCTCTTGGAAGCACATGGGGTTGCTCTTTGGTGTTTTTAATCATTCAGCTGCTTAACATTTTAGAATCAAAGAATTTATTCATTGTGTATTCAATTTATTCATTTGATGTTCAAATGATGTAATTATTAACAGGTAAGAACTTAttactttcccttgtttttttttctatttttgctgtatgttaattctttttttcttactgaattcCATATAGTTAAGCAATTTCATCTATTGTTATGTTTTGAATCtttgcttttgattttcattGCATCAGGTTTTTTGCTTAATGATTACCACAAACTCTGTAGAGACTATTTTACAGTAATATCAGGTTATATTAATCAAACGGTTACTTAATTTTGAttaccttcaaaaaaaaaaaaaagaaaagaaaactaaaacaaGACAGgcgtctctctgtctctgttgtACAGCACTTGTCTAGGATGCATAAGAACCTGTGCTCTGTCACCGGCCccacaaatataaatacataaatgtgaATACTCCATTTTAACTCCACTCCTCCTCATATTTTCAAGGTAAGTTGTCATGATCTATAACCTTGTATCTtgtgaaattttaaataaataatggttATTTTTAATAGATTCACCTTTAAAACTTAGAACTAAGGAGAACTAAGGAGAACCTTGCTGGTGCTTTGATTCTGACTTCAGACTTCTCTGTTCACTGGGCTTTATTCCTCTAATTGTCTTTCTGATACTCAGCAAGGCCttgtctttccctgacccttgacttGGCGCCTGTGTTTACTGGTGAATGCCGTGTGGTGACATAGGAGCTCTGCTGTTCCCAGCCTACTCTGTGAGCAGTGTTCTGCTTGATGTGGACCCTAAATCAGGAAGTCACGTGCTATGAGCAGCAACTCCCCCTTCAATACTCCAAGGGGAATGATGTACAAGACAGGGAATCAACTTGAGTGTATGACCAGCTGACTCTACAGTTGTGGGAGAGAAGTGAGTCAGAATTCTGACAGTAAGACATTGTGTTTGTCTTTTCACATTGTGTCAAATGTGCACTTGTACCAAAACACAGAATGGAAAGTACAGATTTATCCACGTGTGGTGTCTTCCTATATGACTGAGGAGGTGTGATCACTATCTCTGGAGACTAGAGGAAGATTTCCCTTGATGCACCATGAGCAGTAaacctttttcttcctctttgatGGCAGTGTCACTTCAGGACTCATTCTTGCAAAAGAAAAGTGACAGAAGGAAGGGTTCTTGTGGAAGCCGAAGCTTTGGGAGCCTTCCTCTTGCTCCTCATTTTCTTGTCTGCTGTGGTTGGGGCATAGCCTTCCTAGGGGCCAGTGAGTTTGCAGCAGTTTAAGCAGAAGGAAAGTTCCTGTGGAGCAGAGGTGAGGCGCACTCACACTCACCAGGACATGGATGGGGCATGTCCTGCACTGGGCACCATGGAGATTGGGAGTGACACACCCCCCTCCCAGCTCCAGGCCCACTTCAGGTAATGTCTGGCCACTAGCAGTGATCCCATTCTTCTCGATATGTTTACAGAAAAGAGTTCAGCATGCATTCCAGTTAGACCAGATGTACATCTGTGAAGACAATTTTCAATATTATCTTGACAGTTTCTTGACTAGAATCTTATAAATACTGTGAATTGTATATATAGAATTAGGAATGTGGCTCtcagtttttaaaagaaaaacagtcACATTCAAAAAGAAATTATAACTCTATAAAGTAGAAAAAGGTGTAGAAGTAGATTTAT is a genomic window of Callospermophilus lateralis isolate mCalLat2 chromosome 5, mCalLat2.hap1, whole genome shotgun sequence containing:
- the LOC143400194 gene encoding olfactory receptor 2T33-like encodes the protein MENSTDPMAMNFILLGLFDYTKTHRVLFSLVFMTFIASLVGNALMILLIHTDPRLHTPMYFLLSQLSLMDLMLVSTIIPKMAASYLLNSRSISPAGCVSQIFLLLTLGGGECFLLAAMSYDRYVAICHPLRYHVLMSHKLCSQLIAGSWLLGGIDGLMQASATLSFPYCHSRVIDHFFCEAPSLMRLVCADTTVFEFFMYICCILMLLIPLSLIVVSYSLILAAVLRMHSAAARKKALTTCSSHLVVVGMFYGTLMVIYMRPRSYHSVGHSKVVSAFYTIFTPVLNPLIYSVRNKDVKGAFRNWLGKTHAM